From the Ruania alkalisoli genome, one window contains:
- a CDS encoding RidA family protein has product MTASQRLAELGIELPDVVPPVASYTPAVRQGDVVYTAGQLPLVAGALLHTGKVGDGDGLVSEADAHAAARVAALNAVAAAASAAGGVDNIARVVKVVGFVASEATFTGQPRVINGASDVLQEIFGDAGVHARSAVGVAVLPMDAPVEVELIVEVTTP; this is encoded by the coding sequence GTGACAGCGTCGCAGCGTCTGGCTGAGTTGGGCATTGAGTTGCCCGACGTTGTCCCGCCCGTGGCGTCCTATACCCCGGCCGTCCGCCAGGGTGATGTCGTCTACACCGCGGGCCAGTTGCCCTTGGTGGCCGGTGCGCTCCTGCACACCGGCAAGGTCGGTGACGGGGACGGACTCGTCAGCGAAGCCGACGCCCATGCTGCCGCCAGAGTCGCCGCACTCAACGCCGTCGCCGCTGCGGCTTCCGCGGCAGGCGGCGTCGACAACATCGCCCGGGTGGTCAAGGTCGTCGGCTTCGTGGCCTCGGAGGCCACTTTCACCGGCCAGCCCCGGGTGATCAACGGCGCCTCGGACGTGCTGCAGGAGATCTTCGGTGACGCAGGCGTGCACGCACGCTCCGCCGTCGGGGTGGCTGTGCTCCCGATGGACGCCCCTGTCGAGGTGGAGCTGATCGTCGAGGTGACCACCCCGTAA
- a CDS encoding Crp/Fnr family transcriptional regulator, with product MDEAVVRSAPLFAELSDESYRAVRERTAELTFRRGEEIFHEGSAGDRLFVLGSGKVKLGHMAPDGREHLLAILGPGEILGEVSLYDPGKRTATATALATTELVELSHQGLLQILDQRPEVSQHLLRSLALRLRRTNDKVSDLIFSDVPGRVSKALLDLGRRFGERTDGGLRVTHDLTQEELAQLVGATRETVNKALAEFSNRGWIQLQGRTVVLVDIDRLTHRAR from the coding sequence ATGGACGAGGCCGTGGTCCGATCCGCCCCACTCTTCGCCGAACTGAGCGACGAGAGTTACCGCGCGGTCCGCGAGCGCACCGCCGAACTCACGTTCCGCCGCGGTGAGGAGATCTTCCACGAGGGGTCTGCTGGCGACCGGCTGTTCGTCCTCGGCTCTGGGAAGGTCAAGCTCGGGCACATGGCCCCGGACGGGCGGGAGCACCTGCTCGCCATCCTCGGGCCGGGCGAGATCCTGGGCGAGGTGTCCCTGTACGACCCAGGCAAGCGCACCGCCACCGCGACCGCCCTGGCCACCACCGAGCTGGTGGAGCTGAGTCATCAGGGGCTGCTGCAGATCCTGGATCAGCGACCGGAGGTGTCCCAGCACCTGCTGCGCTCCCTCGCGCTGCGGCTGCGCCGCACCAACGACAAGGTCTCCGACCTGATCTTCTCCGACGTACCCGGCCGGGTCTCCAAAGCGCTGCTGGACCTGGGTCGTCGCTTCGGCGAACGGACCGACGGCGGTCTGCGGGTCACGCACGACCTCACCCAGGAGGAGCTCGCCCAGCTGGTGGGTGCCACCCGCGAGACGGTGAACAAGGCCCTGGCCGAGTTCTCCAACCGCGGCTGGATTCAGCTGCAGGGGCGCACGGTGGTGCTGGTGGATATCGACCGACTCACCCACCGGGCTCGCTGA